A portion of the Sabethes cyaneus chromosome 3, idSabCyanKW18_F2, whole genome shotgun sequence genome contains these proteins:
- the LOC128739656 gene encoding uncharacterized protein LOC128739656, translating to MLLTVSAIEPAECKQGVLKNQLNLNAMDLERARLDIENIAWDDLFISEDVFQGCEEYYRQAEKMSDFLRSIDILNVDCESDVVVENSVDFNSLLFYYTIFGIFSRYSPTITERRSSTNSYPEWFTPALVNLMKEKRSALKRMRRSSSSENVANYKQILRVFKAVHREAYQVYIADIQTRFKTNPKSFWRFVNGRRKGSGVPDCVNYNGVTSTDLQSSSELFAAYFKSVFTEVTGNIRELLSDNDEAPYQLSEACVERGICKLDANKSAGPDTLSNKILKEFRQEFVTPLKSLFNASLASGHFPGIWKISHVIPIHKKGAKGDVENYRGVAIQSAIPKLFESLVYGLLYDNVANRVSPVQHGFLKKKSVVTNLCEFTSVVTDCIASGLQMDCIYTDMSKAFDACNQEYRKVAT from the exons ATGTTATTAACCGTCAGTGCAATCGAACCGGCAGAGTGCAAACAAGGGGTGCTCAAAAATCAACTAAATCTGAACGCAATGGATCTTGAGCGAGCTCGGTTAGACATTGAAAATATTGCGTGGGACGATTTGTTCATATCAGAAGACGTTTTTCAAGGTTGTGAGGAATATTATCGACAAGCGGAAAAAATGTCCGACTTTCTACGTTCAATAGACATTTTAAATGTTGATTGCGAAAGTGATGTAGTTGTTGAAAATTCAGTGGATTTTAATTCACTGCTATTTTATTATACCATTTTCGGCATATTTTCTCGATATTCTCCAACGATAACGGAACGGCGAAGTTCTACAAATAGCTACCCCGAATGGTTTACACCAGCGCTGGTCAATCTAATGAAAGAAAAGAGATCAGCTTTGAAACGGATGCGTCGTTCATCCTCAAGCGAAAACGTGGCAAACTACAAACAAATCCTAAGAGTATTTAAAGCGGTTCACAGAGAAGCGTATCAAGTTTACATCGCGGATATACAAACTCGCTTTAAGACTAACCCAAAATCATTCTGGAGATTCGTAAATGGCAGAAGAAAAGGATCTGGCGTTCCGGATTGTGTGAATTACAACGGTGTTACGTCTACTGATCTTCAATCGTCTTCAGAACTCTTCGCGGCGTATTTTAAAAGTGTGTTTACTGAGGTTACCGGTAATATCAGGGAATTGCTCAGCGATAATGATGAGGCGCCGTATCAACTGTCCGAAGCTTGTGTGGAACGCGGTATCTGCAAACTCGATGCCAATAAATCAGCAGGTCCAGATACGCTATCGAACAAAATTCTGAAAGAATTTCGGCAGGAATTTGTAACCCCTCTAAAAAGCTTGTTTAACGCGTCATTGGCTTCCGGTCACTTCCCAGGAATCTGGAAGATTTCGCACGTCATTCCGATACATAAAAAAGGGGCCAAAGGTGATGTAGAAAACTACCGTGGAGTTGCTATTCAATCGGCCATTCCGAAGCTTTTCGAGTCGCTGGTATATGGCCTTCTTTACGATAATGTAGCTAACCGTGTGTCTCCTGTACAGCAcggattcttgaagaagaaGTCAGTGGTCACGAATCTTTGCGAGTTCACCTCGGTGGTCACGGATTGCATCGCAAGTGGTTTACAAATGGATTGCATATACACCGAtatgagcaaagcatttgatgct TGCAATCAGGAGTACCGCAAGGTAGCCACTTAG